A genome region from Brooklawnia propionicigenes includes the following:
- a CDS encoding AAA family ATPase, translating into MTSKTLRSALDQLVAVAETAGLDPEQALAEGEQLAAAVCEPSVGAYLDWATELGREPDSQEFFAAASRGRRWRAGPTPLMSQLGNTSVAAAQQYLAALGSVIAVACTLGQPTPQVAGLAASASAAQQRALPGGSLPVTLDSLDATPAAAGGGLNPDLLAKLQTSQDRLKAMDEFTRVGNQAFESVLEQMRVNQARIEQMRTSPLLDQGPGVGPAPAGIPGLPAPGGLPGADPQTRTADGRPEATAPDPTLPAGPQPVVETPAEPERTVDELIAELDELIGLKEVKAEIKRQAAILHVQALRAEAGLKVPTITRHLVFVGNPGTGKTTVARLVAGIYKAVGLLSKGQLVEVDRSELVAGYLGQTATKTADVVASALGGVLFIDEAYALSGDQYGEESINTLVKEMEDNRNDLVVIVAGYPGPMATFIAENPGLASRFRTEIRFANYTDDELIEIFVQMVDKSDYDLADGALDAFTFDLSQQVRNETFGNGRYCRNVLEAAIGHQAWRLRDIPQPTVEQLRLLTREDVVGDGVMAPGDELIVQPETDQRDLTGEETE; encoded by the coding sequence ATGACGAGCAAGACGCTGCGCAGTGCCCTTGATCAGTTGGTCGCAGTCGCCGAGACCGCAGGCTTGGACCCCGAGCAGGCCCTGGCCGAAGGCGAACAGTTGGCTGCTGCGGTCTGCGAGCCCTCGGTGGGCGCCTACCTGGATTGGGCTACTGAACTCGGACGAGAACCCGACTCCCAGGAGTTCTTCGCGGCCGCATCGAGAGGGCGCCGCTGGCGCGCCGGCCCCACCCCACTGATGAGCCAACTGGGTAACACCTCGGTCGCCGCCGCCCAGCAGTACCTTGCTGCGCTCGGCTCGGTCATCGCCGTCGCCTGCACACTCGGTCAGCCGACCCCTCAGGTGGCCGGTCTGGCCGCGTCGGCCTCCGCCGCCCAGCAACGGGCGCTGCCCGGCGGCAGCCTGCCCGTGACCCTCGATTCGCTGGATGCGACGCCGGCTGCCGCCGGTGGCGGCCTCAATCCCGATCTGCTCGCCAAACTGCAGACCTCGCAGGACCGGCTCAAGGCGATGGACGAGTTCACCCGGGTCGGTAATCAGGCCTTCGAATCAGTGCTGGAGCAGATGCGGGTCAACCAGGCCAGGATCGAACAGATGCGGACGTCACCGTTGCTGGACCAGGGCCCCGGCGTCGGTCCTGCGCCGGCGGGCATCCCGGGCTTGCCGGCACCGGGCGGGCTGCCCGGCGCCGACCCGCAAACCCGAACAGCAGACGGTCGTCCGGAAGCGACCGCACCTGATCCCACGCTGCCGGCCGGGCCGCAGCCGGTCGTCGAGACACCCGCCGAACCCGAACGCACCGTCGACGAACTGATCGCCGAACTCGATGAACTGATCGGGCTCAAGGAAGTCAAGGCCGAGATCAAACGGCAGGCGGCGATACTGCACGTGCAGGCGTTGCGCGCTGAAGCCGGTTTGAAGGTTCCCACCATCACCCGGCACTTGGTCTTCGTCGGCAACCCGGGCACCGGCAAGACGACGGTAGCCCGGCTGGTGGCCGGCATCTACAAGGCGGTCGGACTGCTCAGCAAGGGGCAGCTGGTCGAAGTCGACCGTTCCGAACTGGTGGCCGGCTACCTCGGGCAGACCGCCACCAAGACCGCGGACGTGGTCGCCTCCGCGCTGGGCGGGGTGCTGTTCATCGACGAGGCCTACGCACTGTCGGGCGACCAGTACGGCGAGGAATCGATCAACACCTTGGTCAAGGAGATGGAGGACAACCGCAACGACCTGGTCGTGATCGTGGCCGGATATCCCGGCCCGATGGCCACCTTCATTGCCGAGAACCCCGGCCTGGCAAGTCGTTTCCGAACCGAGATCAGGTTCGCGAACTATACCGACGACGAACTGATCGAGATCTTCGTGCAGATGGTCGACAAGTCCGACTACGATCTGGCCGATGGCGCGCTGGACGCCTTCACCTTCGACCTGTCGCAGCAGGTTCGCAATGAGACGTTCGGCAACGGACGGTACTGCCGCAATGTGCTGGAGGCCGCGATCGGTCATCAGGCATGGCGGTTGCGCGACATTCCCCAGCCCACCGTGGAGCAGCTTCGACTGCTGACGCGCGAGGATGTTGTCGGAGACGGTGTCATGGCGCCGGGCGACGAACTGATCGTCCAGCCCGAGACCGATCAGCGCGACCTGACGGGGGAGGAGACCGAATGA
- a CDS encoding toxic anion resistance protein has product MSQTPAYPQGPAPQNQHAAVQPLSPPPSAAALTLEAPAPPPVVQATQAPQMAPPVTAEQRPVLDAKVNQFMGAIMAEQASSPEFSAQADAVRSMGDADIRRAAEMSNRLLDTPINEMKTGGLSDVSKVSATLIELRKTVEGLDPSEVSKQKKFLGVIPFGDKIQDYFRKYQSSQQHLNAILHALRSGQDELTKDNVSLNMEKQQLWDTMNRLNQYIYLAERLDTQLSASIAELQVTDPMKADALNKDVLFYVRQKHQDLLTQLAVSIQGYLAIDVIIKNNMELIKGVDRASTTTVSALRTAVITAQALGNQKLVLDQITALNATTSGLIERTSEMLKSNSVTIQQQAASSTISIESLQKAFANIYQTMDSIDSFKIEALNTMSQTIGTLETEVSKSRAYLERARQSEDRAAITNSLSVPDYNLG; this is encoded by the coding sequence ATGAGCCAGACCCCGGCGTATCCGCAGGGCCCAGCACCGCAGAACCAGCATGCAGCGGTACAGCCTCTGTCACCGCCCCCATCGGCAGCCGCGCTGACGCTCGAAGCTCCGGCGCCGCCGCCAGTGGTGCAGGCCACCCAGGCCCCGCAGATGGCCCCGCCGGTGACCGCCGAGCAGCGTCCCGTGCTGGATGCCAAGGTCAACCAGTTCATGGGTGCGATCATGGCGGAGCAGGCCAGCAGCCCCGAGTTCAGTGCCCAGGCCGACGCCGTGCGCAGCATGGGTGACGCCGACATCCGGCGTGCCGCCGAGATGAGCAACCGGCTGCTCGACACACCGATCAACGAGATGAAGACCGGCGGGCTCAGCGACGTCTCCAAGGTCTCCGCCACGTTGATCGAGCTCCGCAAGACGGTGGAGGGCCTGGACCCGTCGGAGGTGAGCAAGCAGAAGAAGTTCCTCGGCGTGATCCCGTTCGGCGACAAGATCCAGGATTACTTCCGCAAGTACCAGTCCAGCCAGCAGCACCTGAATGCGATTCTGCATGCGTTGCGCTCCGGCCAGGATGAGCTGACCAAGGACAATGTCAGCCTCAACATGGAAAAGCAGCAGCTGTGGGACACCATGAACCGGCTCAACCAGTACATCTACCTGGCCGAGCGGCTCGACACCCAACTGTCGGCGTCCATCGCCGAATTGCAGGTCACCGACCCGATGAAGGCGGACGCCCTCAACAAGGACGTGCTCTTCTACGTCCGCCAGAAGCACCAGGATCTGCTCACCCAGTTGGCGGTGTCGATCCAGGGGTACCTGGCCATCGACGTGATCATCAAGAACAACATGGAGCTGATCAAGGGCGTCGACCGGGCGTCCACGACGACCGTCTCCGCGTTGCGCACCGCCGTCATCACCGCGCAGGCACTCGGCAACCAGAAGCTGGTGCTCGACCAGATCACCGCGCTGAATGCCACCACCTCGGGGCTGATCGAACGGACCAGCGAGATGCTCAAGTCGAACTCGGTCACCATCCAGCAGCAGGCGGCCAGCTCGACGATCTCCATTGAGTCGCTGCAGAAGGCGTTCGCGAACATCTACCAGACGATGGATTCGATCGACAGCTTCAAGATCGAGGCGCTCAACACCATGAGCCAGACGATCGGGACGCTGGAGACCGAGGTCTCCAAGTCGCGCGCCTATCTGGAACGGGCCCGCCAGTCGGAGGACCGGGCGGCCATCACCAACTCGCTGTCGGTGCCCGACTACAACCTGGGCTGA
- a CDS encoding LLM class flavin-dependent oxidoreductase, with product MKAFGFLSFGHYAIPGQQGPDARTVLRQALELARFADEFGVNGAYFRVHHFAPQGASPMPLLGAIAAVTKHIEVGTGVIDLRYENPLYLAEEAAALDLLANGRVALGVSRGSPEPAEQGWKAFGYQSEAPNGADMARSKFEILLAAVEGRGVARAAALDEQYPRMYQPGIALPVFPQSPGLRKRIWWGSGTRKTAEQAARDGVNLMSSTLVSESDGSSLGELQADQIARYRAAWKQAGHDWTPRVSVSRSIFPLVSDRDRQLFGLQATSSDEVGYLDGGNATFGRSYAAEPDVLIEQLKADPAIEAADTLMLTIPNTLGVEPNLAILRNFAEYVAPALGWIPATKGPVEGYPID from the coding sequence ATGAAGGCCTTTGGATTCCTCAGTTTCGGCCACTACGCAATTCCCGGTCAGCAAGGGCCCGACGCTCGCACCGTGTTGCGTCAAGCGCTCGAACTGGCCCGGTTCGCCGACGAGTTCGGTGTCAATGGTGCCTACTTCCGCGTCCATCACTTCGCCCCTCAGGGTGCTTCGCCGATGCCGCTGCTTGGTGCGATCGCCGCGGTGACCAAACACATCGAGGTGGGCACCGGGGTCATTGATCTGCGCTACGAGAATCCGCTCTACCTGGCCGAAGAGGCTGCGGCGCTGGATCTGCTCGCCAATGGCCGCGTCGCACTCGGCGTCTCGAGAGGATCTCCCGAACCGGCGGAGCAGGGCTGGAAAGCGTTCGGATATCAATCGGAGGCGCCCAACGGTGCCGATATGGCGCGCAGCAAGTTCGAGATCTTGCTGGCGGCGGTCGAGGGCCGGGGTGTTGCCCGCGCCGCCGCGTTGGACGAGCAGTACCCCCGGATGTATCAGCCGGGCATCGCACTGCCGGTCTTCCCGCAGTCGCCGGGCTTGCGCAAGCGCATCTGGTGGGGCTCGGGCACCAGGAAGACCGCCGAACAGGCAGCCCGTGACGGTGTCAATCTGATGAGTTCGACCCTGGTCTCGGAGTCGGATGGGTCGTCACTGGGTGAATTGCAGGCCGACCAGATCGCCCGCTATCGCGCCGCGTGGAAACAGGCCGGCCACGACTGGACGCCCCGCGTTTCGGTTTCCCGATCGATTTTCCCGCTGGTCAGTGACCGCGACCGGCAGCTCTTCGGACTGCAGGCCACCTCGTCGGATGAGGTCGGTTATCTCGATGGCGGCAATGCCACCTTCGGACGCAGCTACGCCGCCGAACCCGATGTGTTGATCGAGCAGCTGAAGGCCGACCCGGCGATCGAGGCAGCCGATACCTTGATGCTGACCATCCCGAACACGCTGGGAGTCGAGCCGAATCTGGCGATTCTGCGCAACTTCGCCGAGTACGTGGCCCCTGCACTCGGCTGGATCCCGGCCACCAAAGGCCCGGTCGAGGGTTACCCGATCGACTGA